Proteins encoded together in one Citromicrobium bathyomarinum window:
- a CDS encoding arsenate reductase ArsC, whose amino-acid sequence MMLDQPLNVLFLCTGNSARSILGEAILNQDGEGRFKAYSAGSNPIGTVNPWAIHTLKTLGYPADGYSSKSWSEFAEGPEFDLIFTVCDSAAAETCPVWPGRPTSAHWGIPDPAAVEGSDAEKAAAFLDAFRMLKRRIDLMLALPIASFEQIALREKLQAIGHEADEQ is encoded by the coding sequence CTGATGTTAGATCAACCGCTGAACGTGCTGTTCCTGTGCACGGGCAATTCCGCTCGTTCGATCCTGGGTGAGGCAATCCTCAACCAAGACGGTGAGGGTCGATTCAAGGCCTACAGCGCCGGAAGCAATCCGATCGGCACAGTGAATCCCTGGGCGATCCATACGCTCAAGACACTGGGCTATCCGGCAGATGGCTATTCCTCAAAGAGCTGGAGCGAGTTTGCCGAAGGACCAGAATTCGATCTGATCTTCACCGTCTGCGACAGCGCGGCGGCCGAGACTTGCCCAGTATGGCCGGGTCGTCCGACTTCCGCGCACTGGGGCATTCCTGATCCGGCGGCGGTCGAGGGCAGCGATGCAGAGAAGGCAGCGGCCTTCCTCGATGCGTTTCGCATGCTGAAGCGCCGTATCGACCTGATGCTGGCGCTGCCGATTGCCAGCTTCGAGCAGATTGCCCTGCGCGAAAAGCTGCAAGCCATTGGCCACGAGGCGGATGAACAATGA
- the arsB gene encoding ACR3 family arsenite efflux transporter yields MTAAAADMDARAAGLGLFEKWLSVWVGGAILAGIALGNAAPELFASLAGIEYASVNLVVAVLIWAMIFPMMVAVDFGAVRRVGDKPKGLIITLVVNWFIKPFTMAALGVLFFEVVFADLIAPADAQQYIAGLILLGAAPCTAMVFVWSQLTRGDPAYTLVQVAANDLIMIVAFAPIVALLLGVTDIAVPWETLLLSVALYVVVPLAAGAIVRHRLLATHGGDEAAVSEFTGRMKPLSIIGLLLTVLLLFGFQAETIVARPLLIALIAAPIVVQSYGIFFIAYGWAKAWKVPHAVAAPCALIGTSNFFELAVAVAIGLFGLGSGAALATVVGVLVEVPVMLSLVAIANRTRGIFPLA; encoded by the coding sequence ATGACCGCTGCAGCTGCTGACATGGACGCCCGCGCGGCGGGGCTAGGCCTGTTCGAGAAATGGCTTTCGGTCTGGGTCGGCGGCGCGATCCTCGCCGGGATTGCGCTCGGCAATGCAGCGCCAGAGCTATTCGCCTCGCTAGCGGGCATCGAATACGCCTCGGTCAATCTTGTCGTCGCAGTACTGATCTGGGCGATGATATTCCCGATGATGGTGGCGGTCGATTTCGGCGCGGTGCGTCGCGTCGGTGACAAGCCAAAGGGCCTGATCATCACGCTGGTAGTGAACTGGTTCATCAAGCCTTTCACGATGGCTGCACTTGGCGTGTTGTTCTTCGAGGTCGTCTTTGCCGACCTGATCGCGCCTGCCGATGCCCAGCAATACATCGCCGGGCTGATCCTGCTGGGTGCGGCCCCTTGCACCGCGATGGTCTTCGTATGGTCGCAGCTCACCAGGGGCGATCCTGCCTATACGCTGGTGCAAGTCGCGGCGAATGATCTCATCATGATCGTGGCCTTCGCGCCCATTGTCGCGCTGCTGCTGGGCGTGACCGACATTGCGGTCCCGTGGGAGACGCTGCTGCTCTCGGTCGCGCTCTATGTGGTCGTGCCGCTCGCAGCCGGTGCCATTGTGCGGCATCGGCTTCTCGCGACCCATGGCGGCGATGAAGCGGCGGTGTCCGAATTCACGGGGCGCATGAAGCCGCTCTCGATCATCGGCCTGCTGCTGACGGTGTTGCTGCTGTTCGGCTTCCAGGCGGAAACCATTGTCGCCCGACCGCTGTTGATCGCGCTGATTGCAGCGCCCATTGTTGTCCAAAGCTACGGCATCTTCTTCATCGCTTATGGCTGGGCCAAAGCGTGGAAGGTCCCGCACGCAGTAGCCGCGCCCTGCGCTCTTATCGGCACGTCCAATTTTTTCGAACTGGCGGTGGCGGTTGCGATCGGCCTGTTCGGCCTAGGGAGCGGAGCTGCTTTGGCTACGGTGGTAGGCGTCCTCGTAGAAGTGCCTGTCATGTTGTCGCTGGTAGCGATCGCCAATCGGACGCGTGGTATATTCCCTTTGGCTTGA
- a CDS encoding ArsI/CadI family heavy metal resistance metalloenzyme — translation MKRFHVHVGVTDIDHSIAFYSSLFGAEPDVVKADYAKWMLEDPRINFAISMREAAAKGIEHVGLQVEDKSELEEVYGRLKAADRPVLEEGATTCCYAQSEKSWIADPDGVVWEAFLTDGESTTYGGSPDLDQLASAIATLGACCAPQLAPAKTSCC, via the coding sequence ATGAAACGCTTTCACGTGCATGTCGGCGTGACCGACATCGACCACTCTATTGCCTTCTATTCAAGCCTGTTCGGTGCCGAGCCCGACGTGGTGAAGGCCGACTATGCCAAGTGGATGCTGGAAGATCCGCGCATCAACTTCGCGATTTCGATGCGCGAGGCTGCTGCCAAAGGCATCGAGCATGTCGGCTTGCAGGTCGAGGACAAGAGCGAACTCGAAGAGGTCTATGGCCGCCTCAAGGCTGCTGACCGCCCGGTGCTCGAAGAAGGCGCGACGACTTGCTGCTACGCGCAGTCGGAAAAGAGCTGGATCGCCGATCCAGATGGCGTCGTCTGGGAAGCTTTTCTGACCGATGGCGAGAGCACGACCTATGGCGGCAGTCCTGACCTCGACCAGCTCGCATCTGCCATTGCCACTTTGGGCGCCTGCTGCGCGCCGCAACTGGCACCTGCCAAGACGTCCTGCTGCTGA
- a CDS encoding metalloregulator ArsR/SmtB family transcription factor: protein MQADRVIRALSALAQEHRLAAFRLLVQAGEQGVAAGVLAEKLQVPPSSMSFHLAQLGNAGLVTQRRESRSIIYSADYAAMNGLMGYLTENCCGGMSCSQDTECFPSPQRKSA, encoded by the coding sequence ATGCAAGCCGACCGCGTGATCCGAGCCCTATCTGCTCTGGCACAGGAGCATCGCCTCGCCGCATTCCGCCTGCTCGTGCAGGCCGGGGAGCAAGGCGTTGCCGCTGGGGTGCTAGCTGAGAAACTCCAAGTGCCTCCGTCTTCAATGAGCTTTCACCTTGCCCAACTGGGCAATGCGGGGCTGGTCACCCAGCGGCGCGAAAGCCGCTCGATCATCTATTCGGCGGACTATGCCGCGATGAATGGCCTGATGGGCTACCTCACCGAGAACTGCTGCGGCGGCATGTCCTGTTCCCAGGATACCGAATGCTTTCCTTCTCCTCAACGAAAGAGCGCCTGA